A stretch of the Nitrospirota bacterium genome encodes the following:
- a CDS encoding HEPN domain-containing protein produces the protein MISTERILFSLQMAEESLQEVHLLFKDNKTRSLLNSLYNVFYYGMETLLLKQDIHCRSHSELKKTFFEKVIRAGLLKKDSSRWENKIEDIFRVKEENEKGKKFTDEEVNDFIKRGEAFLKSVKRYLLV, from the coding sequence ATGATCTCGACTGAACGGATTTTATTTTCTCTTCAAATGGCTGAGGAGTCTTTGCAGGAAGTTCACCTTCTTTTCAAAGACAACAAAACCCGAAGTTTGCTGAATAGTCTTTATAATGTCTTTTATTACGGGATGGAAACCCTCCTACTCAAACAGGACATTCATTGCCGGAGCCACTCCGAATTAAAAAAAACCTTTTTTGAAAAAGTAATTCGAGCCGGCTTGCTGAAAAAAGATTCTTCCCGCTGGGAAAACAAAATTGAAGACATCTTCAGGGTTAAAGAAGAAAATGAAAAAGGAAAAAAATTCACGGATGAAGAAGTTAACGATTTCATAAAAAGGGGAGAAGCGTTTCTTAAATCGGTCAAAAGATATCTTTTAGTTTAA